A region from the Candidatus Zymogenaceae bacterium genome encodes:
- a CDS encoding MCE family protein: MEDNTYTEVRVGFFILLGIFIITIITLFVGDRSLTHKTGYTLYAEFDNVSGLDLNGPVTVAGVDIGHVTDIELAGERARVKMTIRKEVPIYRDGTAEMRTYGALGDMYVMITPGDPVTGELADGDTITNTISPVDLSEVLRNVEYIADEISGVAENINAVFGTEEAKEDMRATISNIREASENIRIMTAKVNAGEGTLGKLMTDESLYYDVKDSTRALKDVADKVEEGEGTIGRLVQDDSLYTEAENAMRELRKSAEGIQEQTPISVMATIFGLIF, translated from the coding sequence ATGGAAGACAATACCTATACGGAAGTACGGGTCGGTTTCTTCATCCTGCTTGGTATCTTTATTATTACAATCATCACCCTATTCGTCGGTGATCGCTCCCTGACCCACAAGACCGGCTACACCCTGTACGCAGAGTTTGATAATGTGTCGGGTCTGGACCTGAACGGGCCGGTAACGGTGGCGGGCGTCGATATCGGGCATGTTACCGATATCGAACTTGCCGGAGAACGGGCGCGGGTGAAGATGACGATACGCAAAGAAGTGCCCATCTATCGGGACGGTACGGCCGAGATGAGAACATACGGCGCCCTGGGAGATATGTACGTGATGATCACCCCGGGAGATCCCGTGACCGGCGAGCTTGCCGACGGGGATACCATCACCAACACGATCTCTCCGGTCGATCTCAGCGAGGTACTCAGAAATGTGGAGTATATCGCAGATGAAATCTCCGGCGTGGCCGAAAACATCAATGCGGTCTTCGGCACCGAGGAAGCCAAGGAGGACATGCGGGCGACCATCAGCAACATCCGTGAGGCATCCGAGAACATCAGGATCATGACGGCGAAGGTGAATGCAGGAGAGGGAACCCTGGGAAAATTGATGACCGATGAATCCCTCTACTACGACGTCAAGGACTCCACCAGGGCCCTGAAGGATGTGGCGGACAAGGTGGAGGAGGGAGAGGGAACCATCGGACGGCTGGTCCAGGACGACTCCCTCTACACCGAGGCGGAAAACGCCATGAGGGAACTCAGGAAATCCGCGGAAGGAATCCAGGAGCAGACGCCCATCTCCGTCATGGCAACGATCTTCGGCCTGATCTTCTGA
- a CDS encoding ABC transporter ATP-binding protein encodes MIRIVNLKKSFGDQEVLKGVNLTIQTGSINVILGRSGAGKSVLIKHIIGLLKPDSGEIYIDDVEITQLGDRQMDKIREQFSMLFQEGALFDSITVWDNVAFPLKERLNLPKSEIEKLVTKGIKEVGLAGMEHKIPAELSGGMKKRVALARALVTNPRIVLFDEPTAGLDPITENSIRDLIIRLHRTQKSTYVMISHNIEFTMNIADKIALLFDGKIIAEGTPDELCSSENTVIARYMNGNSER; translated from the coding sequence ATGATTCGTATCGTTAATTTAAAAAAATCCTTCGGAGATCAGGAGGTTCTCAAGGGAGTCAACCTGACGATTCAGACCGGCAGCATTAACGTTATCCTGGGGCGCAGCGGCGCCGGGAAGAGCGTTTTGATCAAGCACATCATCGGCCTGTTGAAGCCGGACAGCGGCGAGATTTATATCGATGACGTGGAGATTACCCAATTGGGCGACCGGCAAATGGACAAAATACGAGAGCAGTTCAGCATGCTCTTTCAGGAGGGAGCCCTGTTTGATTCCATCACCGTGTGGGATAACGTGGCGTTTCCCCTCAAGGAGCGTCTCAACCTCCCGAAAAGTGAGATCGAAAAGCTGGTGACGAAGGGCATCAAGGAGGTGGGGCTGGCCGGTATGGAACACAAAATCCCCGCCGAGCTTTCCGGGGGTATGAAAAAACGGGTGGCCCTGGCCCGGGCGCTGGTGACGAATCCGAGAATCGTCCTGTTTGACGAGCCCACGGCGGGCCTGGATCCGATTACGGAAAACTCAATCCGCGACCTGATCATACGTCTCCACCGAACTCAGAAAAGCACATACGTCATGATCAGCCATAATATTGAATTTACCATGAACATCGCCGATAAGATCGCCCTGTTATTCGACGGGAAGATCATTGCCGAGGGCACTCCGGATGAATTGTGCTCTTCGGAGAATACCGTGATTGCCCGCTATATGAACGGAAACAGTGAGCGATAA
- a CDS encoding DUF4445 domain-containing protein, which translates to MSPCILTILPDDMTLSVETGTPLVEALNRAGIHLTLPCGGEGRCGKCLVRISTNAPPPTENDRRFLRESVLTEGLRLACSVLVTDSMEVHVPPALRINEAAGSWDDVRISTDHSESEERLGLAVDLGTTSIAAALVSLNSGRIYAQSSTLNPQAPYGADVISRINAVSKNPDSLNTLTRLAGGAINELAERMVKRLGTTPDRITRITVAGNPTMEHLFFGIDPTSIALAPFSPAFTDAQVKKAGDLGLKTDPDADVYLFPVISGYVGGDTLAFIHSARMHKDSQVMLGIDIGTNGEIVLSAGGRILACSAAAGPAFEGAQITHGMRADLGAIEGVVISDTDVTVTVKGDVPPRGICGSGLFDAVSEMLRARVLTEAGRITSPGAKNPLAERIRKDENGTEFVLSSANHNDSRIGGILGITQKDIRQVQLAKGAIQTGAEILLMEASLAWEDVDRVLIAGAFGNYLKPESIVGVGIIPPGLIGSIHFVGDAALTGAASVVADESAREEIEALAERIEYIELSSDSRFNERFIKRLSFSYT; encoded by the coding sequence ATGAGCCCCTGCATTCTCACCATCCTTCCCGACGACATGACCCTGTCGGTGGAGACCGGCACCCCGCTGGTGGAGGCGCTCAATCGCGCTGGAATTCACCTGACGCTCCCCTGCGGCGGCGAGGGCCGCTGCGGCAAGTGCCTGGTGCGGATATCAACCAACGCCCCGCCGCCGACGGAGAACGATCGCCGGTTCCTTCGGGAGTCGGTCCTGACCGAGGGACTCCGGCTGGCCTGCAGCGTTCTGGTTACGGACAGCATGGAGGTCCACGTTCCCCCGGCGCTCAGAATAAACGAGGCGGCGGGAAGCTGGGACGACGTCAGGATATCCACGGATCACTCGGAAAGTGAGGAGCGCCTGGGTCTTGCGGTGGATTTGGGAACCACCAGCATCGCCGCGGCCCTGGTCTCTCTGAACTCGGGCCGCATATACGCCCAATCCTCCACCCTCAATCCCCAGGCGCCCTACGGCGCCGATGTCATCTCCCGTATCAACGCCGTATCGAAAAACCCTGATAGCCTCAATACGCTCACACGGCTTGCGGGGGGCGCGATAAACGAACTCGCAGAGCGGATGGTCAAGCGCCTGGGAACGACTCCGGATCGCATCACGCGCATCACGGTGGCGGGAAATCCGACGATGGAGCACCTCTTTTTCGGTATCGACCCCACATCCATCGCCCTCGCCCCCTTCTCCCCGGCCTTTACCGACGCCCAGGTGAAGAAGGCGGGCGACCTGGGCCTGAAAACGGACCCGGACGCCGATGTGTACCTGTTCCCGGTAATCTCCGGCTACGTGGGCGGAGACACCCTGGCCTTCATCCATTCGGCGCGCATGCACAAAGACAGCCAGGTCATGCTGGGCATCGATATCGGCACCAACGGCGAGATCGTCCTGAGCGCCGGTGGACGGATACTGGCATGCTCCGCGGCCGCCGGGCCCGCCTTTGAGGGGGCCCAGATCACGCACGGGATGCGGGCGGACCTGGGCGCCATTGAGGGGGTCGTCATATCCGATACCGATGTCACCGTCACCGTCAAGGGAGACGTCCCGCCCAGGGGGATATGCGGCTCCGGCCTGTTCGACGCCGTGTCCGAGATGCTCCGGGCGCGGGTCCTGACCGAAGCGGGAAGGATCACGTCCCCGGGCGCCAAAAACCCCCTGGCCGAGCGCATCAGAAAGGACGAAAACGGCACCGAGTTCGTCCTCTCTTCCGCCAACCACAACGACAGCCGGATAGGCGGCATCTTGGGCATCACCCAGAAGGATATCCGACAGGTGCAGCTCGCCAAGGGGGCGATTCAAACCGGGGCAGAGATACTCCTCATGGAGGCCTCCCTCGCCTGGGAGGATGTGGACAGGGTACTCATCGCCGGGGCCTTCGGCAACTACCTCAAGCCCGAAAGCATCGTGGGCGTGGGGATCATCCCTCCGGGGCTCATTGGGTCTATCCATTTCGTGGGTGACGCGGCCCTCACGGGCGCCGCTTCCGTGGTGGCCGATGAGAGCGCCCGGGAGGAGATCGAAGCCCTGGCGGAACGTATCGAATACATCGAGCTGTCTTCGGATTCCAGATTCAACGAGCGCTTTATCAAGCGCCTTTCGTTTTCCTATACATAG
- a CDS encoding ABC transporter permease — protein sequence MSYKPFIIHWLKDQLAEFGRITIMFYNAVRLSVIPPLRFRNCIKQMEFVGVKSFSIVMFTGIFTGAVLALHGYETFSMINMETMVGGTVAVAMAREMGPVLASIMVVARAGSAMAAELGTMRVTEQIDALITMSINPVKYLVVPRLVAGITMMPILASIFSLTGFAGSYFVGVKLLGINSGLFMANVTEIVNLEDYTNGMIKSVVFGLLLTLIACFHGFNARGGAEGVGKATNKAVVTGCVSIVVADYFLSALMFG from the coding sequence ATGTCTTACAAGCCGTTTATCATCCATTGGTTGAAAGATCAGTTGGCAGAATTCGGACGCATCACCATCATGTTCTATAACGCCGTCCGTTTGTCGGTGATCCCCCCGCTCAGGTTCAGAAACTGTATCAAACAGATGGAATTCGTTGGGGTGAAATCCTTCAGCATCGTGATGTTCACCGGCATTTTCACCGGGGCGGTGCTGGCCCTGCACGGGTATGAAACCTTCTCGATGATAAACATGGAGACGATGGTTGGGGGTACGGTTGCCGTGGCCATGGCCCGAGAGATGGGCCCGGTACTGGCGTCCATTATGGTCGTGGCGCGGGCCGGCTCGGCCATGGCGGCGGAGCTGGGAACCATGCGGGTGACCGAACAGATCGATGCCCTCATCACCATGTCGATCAACCCGGTCAAGTACCTGGTGGTTCCCCGACTTGTCGCCGGCATTACCATGATGCCGATACTGGCATCGATTTTTTCCCTTACCGGCTTTGCGGGATCCTACTTCGTCGGCGTAAAATTACTGGGCATCAACAGCGGCCTCTTCATGGCCAACGTCACTGAAATCGTCAACCTCGAAGATTATACCAACGGGATGATCAAGTCGGTGGTATTCGGCCTTCTCTTGACGCTGATCGCCTGCTTTCACGGCTTCAACGCCCGGGGAGGTGCCGAGGGGGTGGGCAAAGCCACCAACAAGGCCGTGGTGACCGGCTGCGTCTCCATCGTCGTGGCCGATTACTTTCTCTCAGCACTGATGTTCGGATAA